A stretch of the Nicotiana tabacum cultivar K326 chromosome 6, ASM71507v2, whole genome shotgun sequence genome encodes the following:
- the LOC107827507 gene encoding 3-isopropylmalate dehydratase small subunit 1 produces the protein MAASSTLSSSITTFKLSPCQPRASFIIASVKLPSVSSDNPFNPLISHFGPTPKSPTIAPLRCSAVSTTPETTTTTATAFHGLCYVVGDNIDTDQIIPAEYLTLVPSNPDEYKKLGSYALCGLPSSYQTRFIDPDEFTSKYSIIIGGDNFGCGSSREHAPVALGAAGVAAVVAESYARIFFRNSVATGEVYPLESEVRICEECKTGDVVTVELGESRLINHTTGKEYKLKPIGDAGPVIEAGGIFAYARKAGMIPSRDA, from the coding sequence ATGGCGGCTTCATCAACTCTTTCCAGTTCCATCACCACCTTCAAACTGTCCCCGTGCCAACCACGCGCTTCCTTTATTATCGCCTCCGTCAAACTCCCTTCAGTTTCCTCCGATAACCCTTTCAAtcctttaatttctcattttgGCCCAACTCCCAAAAGCCCCACCATCGCACCCCTCCGTTGTTCCGCCGTCTCCACCACACCGGAAACCACCACCACGACCGCCACAGCATTCCACGGCCTTTGCTACGTCGTCGGGGACAACATCGACACTGACCAAATCATCCCCGCAGAATACCTAACCCTAGTCCCGTCAAACCCAGACGAGTACAAAAAACTCGGGTCCTACGCGCTGTGCGGACTCCCTTCATCGTACCAAACCCGTTTCATCGACCCGGATGAATTCACATCCAAGTACTCCATCATCATAGGCGGCGACAACTTCGGGTGCGGGTCGTCGCGGGAGCACGCGCCGGTTGCTTTAGGAGCTGCGGGCGTGGCGGCGGTGGTGGCGGAGTCGTACGCGAGGATATTCTTCAGGAACTCGGTTGCGACTGGTGAAGTTTATCCGCTTGAATCGGAAGTGAGGATTTGTGAGGAGTGTAAGACGGGTGATGTGGTGACTGTTGAACTAGGAGAGAGTAGGTTGATTAATCATACGACTGGGAAAGAGTATAAATTGAAGCCAATTGGTGATGCTGGTCCTGTCATTGAAGCTGGTGGCATTTTTGCTTATGCAAGAAAGGCTGGAATGATTCCTTCCCGAGATGCTTAG